ATCTTTGATGAGGTTGACTATAGTTGGGGGGGCATTGCACTACATATCAAAGTTGACTCTGCCTCCCCATAATGTATATCCGTCTTATATGCAAACTGTATTCACCCCATCCAACATTCCCAAATGTCTCAACTCAATAGACATCAACTTTAAGTTcaaaatctcatttaaatatcATCACCTCCAAAGTCCCACATTTCTTCATCTAAATAAATCAGGTGAGGGTGAGGCTCTGGGTATAATTCATTCTGAGACACAGTTCTTCTCCATGTTGAAATCTGTGAAACACAAGAAACAGGTAATCTACTCTCAATATACAATGGTGGGATAGGCATAGCAAACAGGAATAGACATATCAGttcaaagagagaaaagggaaggaaaagggtCAGAGTCCCAAGAAATGTCAAAATGCAGTTGAGACACCAGCATTAGTTTTCAAGGTGGGAATAGTCCTCTATAGCTTTCAGTTTAGCCTTTTGCGCTTACGACTCATTTCTTTGAACTTGAATCTCCACCCTTGGAATAATCCTCCTCCCATTCTCTTTTATCTTGGGGATAGCACATATTTGCAGCTAATAATTTTGGAATTTGGGAGGCCCCACagcctttttttcattttgacctcTTTATCCCTTTTAGTCTAAATTGGCAGTGTTTTTGCTGTCATAAAATCACTATAAACTTTATGAGTCTCCTATGTATGTCACAAGGATTCACTCTGTTAGAAAAGAGGCTCCTTCCTAGGCCTTCCTTAGATAAATTCATCTCTATTTTTGGCTTTCACTGAAATGGTTGAGGGGATCAATGAGTCACAGGCTTAATGTTTTCAAGGAGACCTCTCTTTGTGACCGAATATGCTAACCTTTTGTCCCTTCTGAGGCATTAGAAGGTGGTCGTCCAGTCACACTCTTGGCTGTCTTTCCAGAACGCTCTTGACAGTGAATCCTGCGGTTTTCAATCATCTGCAATCTGGTTAGCTGCACATTTCCCATTTCATCAAGTCCCAGTTCCTTTTTGATTAAGTTGTTCcgccttctttatctctttccccttgcattttattttaaggatcaAGAAGAAACCAAGTCACATTTTCGACACTTTGAGAATTTCCTCAGAAAAATCCAAGTTCATCACTTACAAATTCTGTGTCCCATATAACTGCAGGACACAGTTTCACTTAATTTTCTGCCACTATATAACAAgaattttcttccagtttccaaTAATATGCTACCCATTTCCTTTTGAGCCCTTACCAGCTGTGCATTTACTATCCTTTCTACCATTAGTCAGCTTAATGATGATTTAAGTATTCTCTGAAACAATATATGTTTTCTCTACTGTGTTCCTTACTTCCTTTTGAGTCCTTATGAGCAGACTCATTAAAATCCATCTTTTTCACTAACAGTCTGTTCAGGGAGGTCTAGGCTTTTTCTATCATGCTTCTCAGAATGTTCCAGTATCTACCCTTTACTCAATTTCAAATCCACCTCCACATTTTTTGGCATTTGTTATAGGAGCATTCCACCCCCAAGTTACCAAGATGTGTTATTAATTTCCTATTGCTACCATAATAAATTACTTCAATGTGGTTGCTTAAAACActaatttattatcttaaaattctGAAGAGCAGCCATTCAAAATAGATCTTACTTGGCTGAGATGTCAATAGGCCTCTAGGGGATGTCTATTCTTTTGCCATTCTCAGCTTCTAGAAGTGCAAGGTTTCTTTTCTCATGGCTCTTCTTCTCTCACAACCAGAAGTATAACATATTCATAacttttcttctgaaatttttgCCTCACTCTTATAAGGACCCTTATAATTACAATGGGTCCACCCAGATAATCTGGTTCATATTTCCATCTTAAGATGcttaacttaatcacatatgTAAAGACCCTTTTACCATGTGAggcattcacaggttccagggattaggatacGGACATCTTTAGGAGGGCGAGGCATTAATTTTCCTACCAGAGAAAGATACTATAAAAATGAATTCCTTGAGAGAAGAGTTCATACCTtccttctttatccatcatcagAACTTAGCAGTCATTGCCTGGCACCTAGAAGGCCCTGAGCAAATGTTTAATAATTGAGGTTGATTGAGAAAAGACGTATATTTGGTATCTGCTATGTGACAGACACTCTTCTAGGTGCTTAGAGAAAAGTTAGTGAAAAAAGCACAGTTCTAGTCTTTATAGACCTTATATTCTAGTGTGGCAAAGCAGAAAGTATACACCAAAAATACGTATTAGGTgatgctatgaagaaaaaaaaacaaaaacaaaaaaaaaaccaggatagAGATAGAATGTGCTAGGTGTGCTATGTAAAAAGTCCTCTTAGACAGGGTGCCATTTGACTAAAGACTAAAAAGAACTGGGGAACCAGGATTTATGAATATTTTGCAGAAGAATATTTTAGAATGATGAAATGATATGTGCAAAAATTCTGAGTAGATTTTGGGATtggattttgagatttttaagaaatagtaaGGGGGCAAATGAGGCTTacaatgaaagaaggaaagaacagtaCAAGATGAAGTGAGACAGGTAGATGACAGAATGCATAAGATTTTGCAGTATATGGTGAGGATTTGAATTATACtcagaaggagatggaggtacATTATAAGGTTGGAACAGAGACTGGCAAGTATCTGACTTATATCTTAAAAGACTAGTCTGGTTATTATGTTGAATACATAACTGTGGGAAGGTTAATGGAGGAAGCAAGAAGATAAGACAAGTCTACTGGAATAGTACCAGGGAGAAGTGATGGTGACCAGATTAGTTTGGTAACAGTGGTGGGGATACAAATTTGAGTTCATTCTGGACACGGTTTTAAGATGGggtcaaagatacagatgcagtgaaaataaGGGGCACAtcgcaccccaatgttcatagcagcaatgtccacaatagctaacctgtggaaggagctgagatgtcctccaacagatgaatggataaagaagatgtggctcatatatatgatggaatattacttacCCATCAAAAGGATGCATACCAACATTTGCATAGAAgtggatggagctggagtgtattattctaagtgaaataagtcaagcagagaaagacaattatcatacagtttcactcatatgtggaatgtaaggaatagcatggaagaccacaggggaagggagagaaaactaaaGGGTgggaaattagagagggagacaaaccatgagagactctggactcctgaaaacaaacagagggttacagaagggagaggggtgaaggatggggtaactgggtgatgtgTATTAAAGAAGGCAAGTgtggtgatgaacactgggtgttatacccaACTAATGagttgttgaacactacatcaaaaactaatgatgttatgttggctaactaaacataatttaaaaaaaaaaagatggggctcGTATGATTTGTAtgatagtttggctatggtgtgagagaaagaaagcaattatCTTTCTTGAATGAGGCTGAGCATCTGATGAGTGGAGGCACCATTTCTGAACCGGAAATTACAAAAAGGGAcaaaatttcagttttgtttatgtttAGATTGATGTTCATCAGACATTAAGGCAAAATGTTATGGAGGCAGATAGATACGGGGAGACTGGAGTTCAGGGAAGAAACTGGGGCAAGAGCTATGCTTTGGGGAATCAGCATGTAGATGCCATTTAAAGCTGTAGAACTGGATGAAATACCCAGGGGAGCCATTTCAGGTTAAGAGTTTGTACCAGAATTGAGCAAAGGGGTATTCTTGTGTTTGGAGATCAGGAATGTGAAGATACCAGCAACACAGCTTGCTAAATAGCAGGCAAGTAGAGAATGATACGATCCAAGACAGAGTAATGTCCTGGAAGCCAAATGAAgacaaatttttaagaaaggagtAATCCAATGTGTCAGGTGCTTCTGAGGTGTCAGTAAAATAAGGGTCTCAAAAGAGCCATTTTTTAACATGATGAAAGTGATTGTGTTTTGATAGAGTTGGGGATACAAATGTCTGATTGAAGTTATTCATGGAGCTTCAAGTGCCTTTATATTCACACAATGGCAGAGAGTCCCTAATGTATTTCTACATGTTGACAAGTACTTAAAACTTTATGTCATGTGATTAGGGATGACTTGTAGTACAATTACTGGAGTTTTCTGAAGCTTAATTAAGAATTCTAAGTTGgtcaggatgcctggctggctcagcttgtagagcatgtgacttttgatcttggcgGTTATGAGTTTGATTCCCatgttggttgtagagattacttaaaaaattttaaaaaggtttctaAGTTGATCATCTAATATATCGTTATTTGCAATACTCTTAAAATGTATTATCTTTAAACTTTCTAAATTCCTTAACTCCAAATTACCTCCTTTCCATTACAAGACCAATGAGTCTATAAAATGGAGAGATTTATATAACTGGGACAATTCCCATTTTTCTGGGAGAGGAAGAACTGAGTGGTCAGAATAGTTTGAAAGGCacttttgctttaaatttttaccCCATTTCCTCATGGTGCTGGCGGAGATCAAATATCAAATGCTCCAGGGCAGAGATTAGTAATGGAGATTACTTAGTTGAAAGTGCATTCATTCTTTGGAGACCAATAAATTTGTTAGTAATTAATGTTGTTCAACTGCACATTCTCCTCCTCTTAACATTATTGACTTATATATGATGCTAACATCTAAATCATAGACTTCATATTTGgtatattttaccaaaaaaaaaagacaactaggGATATCTGTAAAGCCCATAAAATATGCAACTCATAAGGCCAAAAAAAACTGAAGTATTCTCCCAATGTTCATTATAGGTTCCTTAAAATACAATTCATAAATGAAAACTTCCAGAGGAAGCTTCTCCTGTATTATACTCTcgcttttttaatttcctttttataggtGGGACAGTCATAGTTGGCAAGGGATTGGCAAATAGCAGGGAAAGTTGATTAGGAAAGGAAGAATATGAAAGAAATTTGCCACATTGAATTTACAACCTACAACTGTGATCTGAGGACAGAAATCATCATTCATGTACCTGGCTTGTTCTAGGAAAAAGTAGGGTTTTGATGGGGTGAGAATTTGCCATTGATACCTCTTATACACTTGCTGTCTGCCCACTTTCCTCTTACTTAGGATGTTTCCCCTTGCAGTGCTGTAGACATATGGTTAGGTATTTCATTATCCTCTTCTTGAAATTCATCAGTCATGGTTCTAGAGGTGTTTTCTCTGGTTGGTCACAATGCACACTCTTAGATTTTAATGTGGTAAATGATCTGTGCTAAAAATTGCTTGGCTTAATTCTAGgttaaaatggaacaaaatagccAACCAACTAGCCTTTACTAACTCGAAAGTAAAAATAAGCAGAAGGGGGGAAATATATTAGTAACAGTTCACAAGTGGCCATTTACCCAATTCATCTATAGGCACAAAACTAACTCTGGACATGTGAATTCAGGAAAGGGCTTGGACAGCTCAATATTGGGAAATGTGGATCCTCACTGATTGGGAGGaaagtattttgttgtttgtttgtttgtttgcttgtttttctgtaGTGggatttcatttgcttttttaatctttattatgaTTTCAATATGTACCAAAGGGAATATTCAGTGTTATTGTTATGAATAAGACAGACccaagttcaaatcccagttctgagCCTTACTGGGAGATTTGATACAGCTACCTACATTCcatgtgcctcagtgtcctcaaaCACAGAAGGGAGACAATCCTCACATAATGAAATTGTTGTAATGAGGATTATAACATCAATTCATGAAAAAAGACTAGTGTAAAATATAGACCCTGTAGATTTTAATTGGAAATTGAATAACATATGTTCtggaaacaaacaatacatttgACAAGAGTAACAGGTATATCCTAACAAAGGAAATATTGGGGAAACCACTTTTTGAATGTGGACATTTTTCAGTTATAAACAGGAAGACTTTTTGATTCATATTTAAAGTGTTTAGTGCAGAAACatatatcatttacaaagaaCAGATTGAAATCTCAATAGATTCACTCATAAAAGAATCATCAAGGTAAAAGAAATTGTGGAGGATTAATAATATCAcatcaaaatgaaatgtttatttgCTACATGAGTTATATAGTCAGACATCATTTCAGAATACTAGGAGATTATTTATCTACCCCAGGATGAAAGTATATCATGTCAGACTTCATAAATCAATAGTGATTGTACTTTCCactccatccatctatccattcatccatccatccatcagtatatatgcatttgtgtgtttatatgtCATATCAGAATTGTAaacatctataaataaatatttgtaacaaATATTGTATGTACAAAATCTCAAAATACAATTTAGGAGACCTTAACCTCTAATCACCTATATATACCTAATCTCaattattctttgaaatttattattaCACAACTAAGCCTCTATCATTTGAGTTAGAATCACTAATGACAAAAGTACAATCTAAAGTATGACGTCAAAGTTGAAGTGAGCGGATCGCATACAGTTGTGGCTTCCAAAAAATTGTTGTGTAGAGGTGTGTGACTAACAGTACTGTTGACTTTATACCAGGAAGTTTTTGCCTAGAAATAATGCCTAAGTTTGTTGCAACTATTTTGTTCAACCTACTATTCAATAATAAACCTCAGTATCTTCTGGAAAATGAAACTTTTCATCATTTAAGAATACAAACAACAAAATTAGCTGTTATCAGACTTTGTTTTATTGCAAAATTTatcaaagacctttttttttttgtaatccctGACCCCTTGccctgaaaacaaaagcaaaaacttaaTTATTGCTTATTCTTTTTCCCCCTACTTTATTTGTGCCACTGTAGtagaagggagaaaaatcattgtaataaataaaaacagagatgcaagagagaaagataaatcaGTCCAGATGAGAAATATTAGAAGCAACAGAATTATCATCAAGCAGTTTCAAAATaagcttcttttaaaaaggttgtcatataaaaaaaatcacaccaaaaATATAGCAGCGGAGAAGGATAAATACGAGTTAATTGCACACCAATCCCATGCAAAAAACTGGGTCATTAGCCAAAGCAGTAGTATTCAGAATCCAGTTTGGGGTGTTTGTGCAGGGCTTGTGAGTCCTCTATTATGGAGCTGTCACTGAATTGGTCCAAGTCTGATGGGGTCTGATGGCCAGGGACATCATCTGCCAAAGTGTCCAGAAAGCTCCCCACGGAGATGCCATCCAGCCCATCGCTGCCATCATGGAGGCTATTGTAGCTGCCACGTAAGGAGGTGCTCTGACTCTCCAATAAACTGCACAGGCTCCCACTCAGACTGCTGCCTCGACTGGTAATGGTGGCTTTCTCTTCAATCATCCACTTGATGGACTCAATGCTCTCATTGATAACAAGCAACTGGCGCATGAGCCTGACGTCTGTTGCTCTGAGGTTAACCTGCGGGTAACGCAGAGAGAGCAAAGACATGTCAGTTATTCTACATTTTTGAGAGACTCAAAATTcatttgggttctctcttctgcAGGGCATAACTTTACGTGCACAGAATCAAATATAAATTCACTCGATCTCCGGATCTTTTGAAAACTGCTGGCCAATGCCAAAAATCATAATCAAAGAACTCACTCCCTGCTCCAAAGGGAACAGTGAAACTAAAACTCCCACTGCACACCTGACCCTAACTCCGCTGCCTGGAAGAATCATACTGAAGGTCAGGTTCTCTGGTAACAAGTATATTCTCTCTCTGGCCAGATTAATAGTTTATCCATATTAACTTGAGTATAGGTATGTAGATGCTATGAGGTGGGGCAAAGAGAAATGTGTAGTAATTAAGgaattatcatcatcaccatcactgtaGCAGCTCCTAGTTTCTGAGTGATAATGTGCTGGAAAACATTATGCAGATTCCAACCTTCATTATACTGTAGCATCCTTAGACCAAGGGTATTATTTCTATCCCTATTATACAGGTGAAGAAATGGAAATCCACAGAAGAGTATGGAAGAGGTCTGCACTCTCTCTGACTATATGGAAATATATCTAGTTCTAAATAATGCTTTTGTTCTTAAGAACtacattgctttaaaaaagtcCTGGAATCCAAAGGATGCTATCACACTACTCTGTTCTACTTTACAAGATGAAGCATTCAGATGTCTTCTTTAGATCTGATTATTTGCCCCAGATATGTCAGGGGAAGGCCCAATCAAATTTGGTATATTAACTctgagaaagttctagaactcCCTCAGATGCCTTCTAGGTGTATAGTCCTTCTGACAGTTCTATACTACTTCAAAGAAATCTGTCTTCACAGCACAAAGCAGAATTTCTTTGTAGATCCTACTATTAAACGGGAATGTTTGCTAACATCAAGAGTGTGGTGGTTCTGTGGAAGGTGGAGAGAGGTAAGGCTGCATGAACTCTCATGATTGCCCATGCCCTTGTTGTGAGTGAAGAGATGTGGTTCTTATAAAGATTCTAGCACCTGGATTGGCCATCAGGGATATATTTGGCCACCAGAGGTCACATTCATTATGATTTAAAATAGATTtccttttgggacgcctggggggctcagttggttaagcggctgccttcggctcaggtcatgatcccagggtcctgggatcgagtcccacattaagttccttgcttggcggggagcctgcttctccctctgctcctgcctgcctgtctgcctatgttcgctcgctctctctccttctgtctctgacaaataaataaataaaattaaaaaaaaaaatagatttcctttttttttttttttttttccagttggggTCTTTAACCTAAGAAGCTGAGCCTTGCTAATTATTTCTTTGAGATCCAAGGCTAATTCAGATGTGTGGGTTTCTAGAATTATTAAAGACATTAAGTTATAAGTGACTCAAGCCTTAAGGAAGAAAGGAGCCTATTGTCTTCAAATGTATGcattcatattataaaaatatttcctggtTAGGAGTTAATCCATAACCGAAGGTGAACTTTGGGTTGAGTGAATGTGATGGACAAACATTAGGAGAAGATGGAACTTCCACCAATGACTTCAGAGATGTAACATTACAGGTCATGTATAAATACGCATTAAAAAAGCATAAGGTATGATCTTAAAACTCTCAATTTTGCTAGACTATTACATAAAGGGACTTGAGTGACTTCCTTGTCTTCTCTAAAAAAAGCACCATAAACAAACTGTATACAACGTAACTGTAAAAATCATTTGTCTCTGACATGTCTATGGACAGAAAACTGTTAACTTATTACATTTtgagatgtttttctttctgttacacAGTGCCTCGGTGACACTGTTCTATCAGGGACCTCACAGTGACATTGTATTGAGAAAGGAGGCTTTCTGGCAGTCTTTATGTTCAAACTTACCCGCACACCCCATGAGCCATCAACATACTGTTCAGGTTACATGtaatacaacaaatatttatacaccAACAACTCTTCTAGGTCTACTGAGGAGCCTAGAAAATCAATAGGAGCCAAAGTCTTACAAAATTCTTCTGTTAGGCATCTGCAGCTGATAAAACGTGCTGTGCCCATTGTCGGCATGGTGCAATATGAATGGGACCGTTTCCCGTCAGCTCCCCCAAATGAGCCACAGCTGCATTTGTCCACATCCCCGCCCTGTCGCATGGAAATATTCTGGTCCCAGCCCAGATATGGGTGTGTTCCCTGTTAGTCTCCTCACTTGGAATActtcctgtcttcctcttccAATCCTCCCCATTCCTAAGGTCCTCTTCTTTTGTTAAGCACTACTTGCTGATTCCAGCCCCTTCTGCTGGTCCATGCAAAAAATGTCTTAACAATTATTACATATCTTAAGATCTGACccaagcatcatttttttttaaactggcatAAATTTAGATCTGTGAGAGTTCAGCTCTTACGGCAGTTATAATGCACATTCCCAATGACTGTGTCACTCTGGGGTTAAAACATAACCGGGACAAATTTTTTCCAGCAGTTTTCGCCTGAGTTACACAGTGGCTGCATCAAACACAATTTTTTCAATCTTATTGAGCAATGCAAATCAGAGGAACAGACTATGAAGTAACAAAAGCTGCCTTTGACCATGAAatgatttatttagaaaaaatctttttcttctgaagGCAAACATTCACAGGCCATTGAACCACTGCTGGGGGGGGAGAATGACGAAAGCGAGTCCGTTAGAACACGTTGATCTGGCTTATAATGATTACAGACTTAACTTCTAACTCTGTCCTCCTGGGGAGAGAGTAAACATCGGCCCACTGTGGGAGCGCTGGGCCAGCCAGTTCACACGGTTGCCTGTCCATTCCCTGGCCCCGCCTCACACCACTCTCTCCTGGAACTAAGGTGTGGATATGCTGTTGCCAATGAACCTTGAAAGTCTGAGCAATCCACCACAGAAGGAAATCACAATGTTGCTTCTGTTTCTGGTAGCTGCCCCACCTTTCCTCACTGTTATTCATGTCATTGTTAATGAAGTGGGGCCGTCTATTAAGGAAACAGTCACCTACCCTTCAGCGGGAAACTGGTTCTTTCACTTAAGGTCTTATAAGGTCCATTTCATGGTCCAAGTTTAAGGTCCACTTCTTGGAGAACCCCTTCCTGATTGATATGGAATCCAGTGTCCATGCCTAGTTTAATACTACATTTctggggttttatttgtttgttttcttcacagTATTTATGGCTAGTCGAAATCCTGCttattgtttatgtattttttttgtgCTCCTCATGAGCATGTAAGCAACACAGAATGCAGGGGATTTGGTCTATTCTGTTCACTGCACTGCGCACAAGACCTGCAAGTgtccttggcacatagtaggtgctcaattcgTAGTTCTTCAAGGGCTGAATGATTGTTTCAGATTGTACCATCTGTCAAGGATACCCCTCCCTTGGGTTTTGCTATGGGTCAGTGATATCTGGCTTGAGTGGAAGGAGAGAGGCGGCTCTGAAAAGAGCATTTCAGCACTGAAGTGTTCCCAGCATGCAACTCCATTCTGATTCATGTACAGGATTCAAACACCCTATTGCTAGCTTAAATGTACACATTATTGAGATAGTATCTCTGAAAGGAATGGACTTCCAGGTGtgaatattattttgtttgttccGAAGTGATACCTGGTGTTGGTCTTGGCAGAGAC
This is a stretch of genomic DNA from Mustela lutreola isolate mMusLut2 chromosome 12, mMusLut2.pri, whole genome shotgun sequence. It encodes these proteins:
- the LURAP1L gene encoding leucine rich adaptor protein 1-like, translating into MEDGPLPDLRDIELKLGRKVPESLVRSLRGEEPVPLERDGDPCGGSGGGGGCSSSNSSCSFPPSLSSSSSSSPTSGSPRRSHCSALERLETKMHFLRQEMVNLRATDVRLMRQLLVINESIESIKWMIEEKATITSRGSSLSGSLCSLLESQSTSLRGSYNSLHDGSDGLDGISVGSFLDTLADDVPGHQTPSDLDQFSDSSIIEDSQALHKHPKLDSEYYCFG